One segment of Osmerus mordax isolate fOsmMor3 chromosome 28, fOsmMor3.pri, whole genome shotgun sequence DNA contains the following:
- the si:dkey-90l8.3 gene encoding LIM domain transcription factor LMO4-A: protein MVNSQAPCGGASPRSCAGCGGKIGDRFLLYSMERYWHTRCLKCSCCHAQLGDIGTSCYSKGGMILCRSDYIRLFGHSGACSACGQSIPANEMVMRAQGNVYHLKCFSCATCRNRLVPGDRFHYVNGTIFCEHDRPGSALLSSHLPPLQSNPALADQKVC from the exons ATGGTGAACAGCCAGGCGCCGTGTGGCGGCGCGTCCCCGAGGTCGTGTGCAGGGTGCGGGGGGAAGATAGGCGACCGCTTCCTGCTCTACTCCATGGAGCGCTACTGGCACACGCGCTGCCTCAAGTGTTCCTGCTGCCACGCGCAGCTGGGCGACATCGGCACCTCCTGCTACAGTAAAGGGGGCATGATCCTCTGCAGGAGCGACTACATCAG GTTGTTTGGGCACAGTGGGGCATGCAGCGCCTGTGGCCAGTCTATCCCTGCCAACGAGATGGTGATGAGGGCACAGGGTAACGTCTACCACCTCAAG TGTTTCTCCTGCGCCACCTGTAGAAACCGGCTCGTGCCGGGGGATCGCTTCCACTACGTCAACGGCACCATCTTCTGTGAGCACGACCGGCCGGGCTCAGCCCTGCTCAGCAgccacctgccccccctgcagTCGAACCCAGCTCTGGCCGACCAGAAG GTATGTTGA
- the ccn1l2 gene encoding cellular communication network factor 1, like 2, protein MYSLVSLRRIVSTLFVVLSSAAVMVESDCSARCSCPTLPPSCPPGVSWVTDECGCCKVCARQFNEDCGASQPCDHIKGLHCHLGAGGDPERGLCRADAQGRPCEFSGRVYQHGEDFQPSCQHQCSCMDGVVGCMPLCPHQVPLPDWRCARPRLARPSGRCCEEWACDDDNHISEEPGEPPRATLPHPRPLPNHISTQLQAQALPHYQASAGVTFREVLSLPKSEVLLSPRCLLQTTDWTECSTTCGMGISSRVTNNNPECRLVRETRLCQIRQCELQLELPVGLKRAKKCQRTVRPQEPIRITFAGCSTARRYRPRSCGACTDGRCCAPSLTRTARLRFLCPDGEGFTRNVMWIQRCSCRKSCQGHGAPSRPGVSLHNDIHTFRH, encoded by the exons ATGTATTCTCTGGTTAGTTTGAGACGGATCGTGTCTACTCTGTTTGTTGTCCTCTCCAGTGCTGCCGTGATG GTGGAGAGCGACTGCTCGGCCCGGTGCTCCTGCCCCACGttgcccccctcctgccctccaggGGTCAGCTGGGTGACGGACGAGTGCGGCTGCTGCAAGGTGTGCGCCAGGCAGTTCAACGAGGACTGCGGCGCCAGCCAGCCCTGCGACCACATCAAAGGCCTGCACTGCCACCTGGGGGCAGGAGGCGACCCCGAGAGGGGACTGTGCCGAG CGGACGCCCAGGGCCGCCCCTGCGAGTTCAGCGGGCGTGTGTACCAGCACGGCGAGGACTTCCAGCCCAGCTGCCAGCACCAGTGCAGCTGCATGGACGGGGTGGTGGGCTGCATGCCTCTCTGCCCACATCAGGTGCCCCTCCCTGACTGGCGCTGCGCCCGGCCCCGGCTGGCCCGGCCCTCGGGCCGCTGCTGCGAAGAGTGGGCGTGCGACGACGACAACCACATCAGCGAGGAGCCAGGGGAGCCCCCGCGagccaccctgccccacccgaGGCCCCTCCCCAACCACATCAGCacccagctccaggcccaggcTCTGCCTCACTACCAGGCCAGCGCTGGCGTCACTTTCCGGG aGGTTCTGTCCCTCCCCAAGTCGGAGGTGTTGCTGAGCCCCAGGTGCCTCCTGCAGACCACAGACTGGACGGAATGTTCCACCACGTGCGGAATGGGCATCTCAAGCAGAGTGACCAATAACAATCCAGAATGCCGGTTGGTCAGAGAGACTCGGCTGTGTCAGATTCGCCAGTGTGAACTGCAGCTGGAACTCCCCGTCGGCCTGAAG AGAGCAAAGAAGTGCCAGCGTACTGTCCGCCCTCAGGAGCCAATCAGGATCACCTTCGCCGGATGCTCCACGGCCCGGCGGTACCGCCCGCGCTCCTGCGGCGCGTGCACAGACGGCCGCTGCTGCGCGCCCTCGCTCACCCGCACCGCCCGCCTCCGCTTCCTGTGCCCGGACGGCGAGGGCTTCACCCGCAACGTCATGTGGATCCAGCGCTGCAGCTGCAGGAAGAGCTGCCAGGGTCACGGCGCCCCCTCCAGGCCTGGAGTCAGCCTGCACAACGACATCCACACCTTCAGGCATTGA
- the LOC136937835 gene encoding uncharacterized protein, which produces MYIIPSEGLDEAHCFGALCPHPCCWETEHRIGRGIHRQLRSRTSDKGRPAVEVSSVEGFPTLSVVNVSEWAKRRKRPKVKLVSEADSKEEVPASPLLSRQSQTLQRKQKKRVDGHFPDLNSVTLNDSNQRKEVKLRTANISQLTSSESRSLMLWIPPQHTQKCLTQTRSKSPHLAMKEIICHPSTPSNKSDNLNRKSARKKIHVRFTPLPPQQGSKEGSVEPTDTDTDGQGEESCVAQLTQEHQPVAVVQASPRPPSTPTASGAFLVRNKPVVFHSSSVRLPRSTSQQNLPVYKLKLDTETGVDGIDWERLRRQTYLWKKHNLPAYCDRERPAPLRGHTAVSPQGFGLYPVPNTPVYNHPKSILSTGPSLWRSTDSMEGICYDHGGVVPPESAYLSDLSNSGLKLCDSPSLCPNLDQVMDTDGLRDLSMSSRGSIAPQNSMVLQDPAVENKCSEEGGAGFGMEGDGGSNPGAPENTSSSPEDQGSGPSALLPPPPPCSLSSETCGDGPPGHRVSRPEPGSRRSPDLCLGWGTFPQQTPKQRFPAALPGAPEESLRRDGLGNTPGTTALCNGATRTSTLCASL; this is translated from the exons ATGTACATCATTCCCAGCGAGGGTCTAGATGAGGCGCACTGTTTTGGGGCTTTGTGCCCTCACCCTTGCTGCTGGGAAACAGAACACCGTATTGGCAGGGGCATCCATCGCCAGCTAAGGTCCCGAACATCAGACAAGGGCAGGCCTGCAGTAGAGG TTTCCTCCGTGGAGGGGTTTCCCACCCTAAGTGTGGTGAATGTATCTGAATGGGCTAAACGCAGGAAACGTCCTAAGGTCAAGCTGGTCTCTGAGGCCGATAGCAAGGAAGAAGTTCCTGCCAGTCCTCTCTTGTCTCGCCAGTCCCAGACCCTGCAGAGGAAGCAGAAAAAGAG GGTGGATGGACACTTTCCAGATCTCAACTCGGTTACCCTGAATGACAGCAACCAAAGGAAGGAAGTCAAG cttAGAACAGCCAATATCAGCCAGTTGACCTCCAGTGAATCACGTTCTCTGATGCTGTGGATTCCTCCACAGCACACCCAAAAGTGCCTCACCCAAACCAG GTCTAAATCTCCTCATTTAGCTATGAAGGAAATCATTTgccatccatccaccccatcAAATAAATCAGACAATTTG AACAGAAAGAGTGCGAGGAAGAAGATACACGTGCGGTTCACACCCTTGCCGCCTCAACAAGGAAGTAAGGAAGGCTCGGTCGAGCCCACAGACACGGACACTgacggccagggggaggagtccTGTGTGGCTCAGCTGACCCAGGAGCACCAACCTGTGGCTgttgtccaggccagcccacggcccccctcaacccccacgGCCTCTGGTGCCTTCCTGGTGAGGAACAAGCCTGTGGTGTTTCACAGTAGCAGCGTGAGGCTACCGAGGAGCACCAGCCAGCAGAACCTTCCGGTCTACAAACTCAAACTGGACACAGAG ACTGGGGTGGATGGCATTGACTGGGAGAGGTTGAGGAGACAAAcgtatctgtggaagaaacaCAACCTGCCGGCCTACTGTGACAGGGAGAGGCCCGCTCCACTCAGAGGGCACACGGCTGTCAGCCCGCAAGGCTTCGGCTTGTACCCTGTCCCCAACACCCCTGTCTACAACCACCCCAAAAGCATTCTGTCCACAG gtcCGTCTTTGTGGCGCAGTACGGACAGCATGGAAGGCATTTGTTACGACCACGGTGGCGTCGTGCCACCAGAGTCCGCATACCTCTCGGACTTATCGAACAGTGGCCTCAAGTTGTGCgacagccccagcctctgtccAAACCTGGACCAA GTCATGGATACTGATGGTCTCAGGGATTTGAGCATGAGCAGTCGGGGAAGCATCGCCCCCCAAAACTCCATGGTCCTCCAGGACCCAGCCGTGGAGAACAAAT GTtcagaagaggggggggctgggtttGGGATGGAAGGAGACGGGGGTTCGAATCCCGGGGCTCCGGAGAACACGAGCTCAAGCCCAGAGGACCAGGGCTCCGGGCCGTcggccctcctgccccccccaccgccctgcAGTCTCAGCTCTGAGACCTGTGGAGACGG CCCTCCCGGACACAGGGTGTCGAGGCCAGAGCCCGGGAGCAGGAGGTCGCCTGACCTCTGCCTCGGCTGGGGCACGTTTCCACAGCAGACGCCCAAGCAGAGGTTTCCTGCCGCTCTGCCAGGTGCTCCAGAGGAGAGCCTTCGCAGAGATGGACTGGGGAACACGCCGGGAACC ACGGCACTGTGTAACGGTGCCACGCGGACCAGCACCCTCTGTGCGAGCCTCTAA